One Hippocampus zosterae strain Florida chromosome 21, ASM2543408v3, whole genome shotgun sequence genomic region harbors:
- the net1 gene encoding neuroepithelial cell-transforming gene 1 protein, with protein sequence MVTYDELGSLVPIKRTLQVIDNQNQAHKESEEPSNKRVRPLGRVTSLANLISPVKNGAVRRFGQTIQASFRSDGKSPAVPQKPCSKAAAPTPPKRRNSTLWSETLDVHQKETLTTKEIKRQEAIFELSRGEQDLIEDLQLARKAYHDPMLKLSIMSEEELSHIFGNLDAYIPLHEDLLDQLSKATGANGTVGQIGQIVVNWLPRLDAYKEYCSNQLAAKALLDQKKQDRRVQDFLQRCLESPFSRKLDLWSFLDIPRSRLVKYPLLLREILRHTPPEHPDATSLEQAITIIQGVLSDINMKKGESECLYYIDKLEYLDDRQRDPRLEQCKSLLCHGELRNKSGTKLHVFLFTELLVLTRSVIRNERQCFQVYRQPIPVQDLVLDDLQDGDVRMGGSFRGAFSNADKAKNIFRVRAQDPGQAQSHTLQVNDVFHKQQWLNCLRSAISVHRPHGESASPPPTDVRSKRRPSSVSAIVHMEETDENRPQRTTQSAPSSPCGTAAPSPSDSPSSSTSSSPVPPPTSQKTKKDKKSLYSLGKRKETMV encoded by the exons ATGGTGACTTACGATGAACTGGGAAGCTTGGTGCCTATCAAACGGACTCTGCAAGTGATAGACAACCAGAACCAAGCCCACAAGGAGTCAGAG GAACCCAGCAACAAGCGTGTCCGTCCTCTCGGCAGGGTGACGTCGCTAGCCAACCTCATCTCGCCGGTGAAGAATGGGGCCGTCCGGCGCTTCGGCCAAACCATCCAG GCCTCCTTCCGGAGCGATGGCAAGTCGCCGGCCGTGCCCCAGAAGCCTTGCAGCAAGGCAGCGGCCCCCACGCCGCCCAAAAGGAGAAACAGCACGCTGTGGTCGGAAACACTCGATGTTCACCAGAAAGAAACCTTAACCACCAAAGAGATCAAGCGGCAGGAG GCCATATTTGAGCTGTCTCGTGGAGAACAGGACCTGATTGAGGACCTCCAGCTTGCACGCAAG GCGTATCATGACCCAATGCTGAAACTCTCCATCATGTCCGAAGAGGAGCTCTCGCATATTTTCGGCAACTTGGATGCCTACATCCCTCTGCATGAGGACTTACTGGACCAGCTCTCCAAAGCGACAGGTGCCAACGGAACCGTGGGCCAGATCGGTCAGATTGTTGTAAATTGG CTACCCAGGCTGGATGCTTACAAGGAGTACTGTAGCAACCAGCTGGCCGCAAAGGCCCTGCTGGACCAGAAGAAACAGGATCGGCGGGTGCAGGACTTCCTGCAGCGCTGCCTGGAGTCGCCCTTCAGCCGGAAGCTAGACCTCTGGAGCTTCTTGGACATTCCACGCTCCCGTCTGGTCAAGTACCCACTCTTGCTCAGAGAGATCCTGAGACACACTCCACCTGAGCATCCGGATGCCACAAGCTTGGAACAAGCG ATCACCATCATCCAAGGGGTGCTGTCTGACATCAACATGAAGAAGGGCGAGTCGGAGTGCTTGTACTATATCGACAAGCTGGAGTATTTGGATGACCGGCAGAGAGATCCCCGCCTCGAACAGTGCAAAAGCCTCCTTTGTCACGGCGAGCTTCGTAACAAGAGCGGCACG AAGTTGCACGTGTTCCTGTTCACCGAACTGCTGGTCCTGACCCGCTCGGTCATCCGAAACGAGAGGCAATGTTTCCAAGTGTACCGGCAGCCTATTCCCGTGCAGGACCTGGTGTTGGACGACCTGCAGGACGGCGACGTCAGGATGGGCGGTTCGTTCAGAGGTGCTTTCAGCAACGCAGACAAAG CCAAGAATATTTTCCGCGTGCGCGCCCAAGACCCTGGCCAGGCGCAGTCGCACACGCTCCAGGTTAACGACGTCTTCCACAAGCAGCAGTGGCTCAACTGTCTGCGCAGCGCCATCTCCGTCCACCGGCCCCACGGCGAGAGCGCCTCACCACCGCCGACGGACGTCCGTTCCAAACGGCGACCGTCCTCCGTCTCCGCCATCGTCCACATGGAGGAGACGGACGAGAACCGCCCACAGCGGACCACCCAGTCCGCCCCCAGCTCTCCGTGTGGTACCGCCGCCCCTTCCCCCTCAGactccccttcctcctccacaTCATCGTCGCCCGTTCCCCCACCTACGTCTCAGAAGACCAAAAAGGACAAGAAGTCCCTTTATTCATTAGGGAAGAGAAAAGAGACCATGGTGTAA